From the Streptomonospora nanhaiensis genome, the window ACTGGAGGTTGGAGTCCTCGGTGTTGTGCATGGCGCGGGTGGTGCCGCCCCACTCGCCGATCTTGGCGCTCATGTCGTTGGTGATGAGCCGCAGCTCCTCCAGCCACTGCACCATGGCCTCCTGGTAGACGGTGGAGGCGTCACCCTGCCAGGACGGGCGCAGCTGGTCGCGGGCGCTGTCGATGCGCGTGTAGATGTTGTTGCACTTGGTGTGCGCCTCTTCCATCGCCACACGGGCGCGCCGGTTGGCTTCCTCTGTATTCCTCATGTCGGCCATTGCGGCTCCTCGCTTCGCGGTGTGCTTGCTTCGGTCGGGTGCGACTGGTCGGACAGGCGGTCAGGGACAGGTGGCGGGCTCCTCCTGGGCGGCGGCGTCGGCCACGGGCAGCGCCGCCGCCTCGGGGGACAGGTCGGGGCCGGTCGGCAGCAGGC encodes:
- a CDS encoding WXG100 family type VII secretion target → MRNTEEANRRARVAMEEAHTKCNNIYTRIDSARDQLRPSWQGDASTVYQEAMVQWLEELRLITNDMSAKIGEWGGTTRAMHNTEDSNLQLSSSWMGQLNPNQPNQA